Proteins found in one Quercus robur chromosome 2, dhQueRobu3.1, whole genome shotgun sequence genomic segment:
- the LOC126715751 gene encoding uncharacterized protein LOC126715751, giving the protein MEAAKQRVRAAAARKKEEDKAKGKEGTSTPHSSLKGPIKRKADGKDDPPSKKPTVSPMDVPSKKSPSKSGHGAGKGVMTSSGPVIEGPRSLLTHKDYAVEGVESLIKQTDLDPCAQLGTEDLGASAFFDIARALVRVKALQDRCVAKEGVVSRVRRHNSTLMDQQAQYKEAVRLLNTELKEVKEKLGETEGLQKKLEEEVESLRAQVLTAGTDAVEKFKTTQSFIDSCADYYGTGFDDCLKQVASAYPELDLSRVTMDASVPMTPAADRDDEPLSLDFLLNDAGVVLAQPVAPTPAESSDHIAKDKADGVSKDAPAA; this is encoded by the exons ATGGAGGCTGCGAAACAGAGAGTGAGGGCCGCTGCTGCCCGTAAGAAGGAAGAGGATAAGGCCAAGGGGAAAGAGGGAACGTCAACCCCTCATTCTTCTTTGAAGGGTCCGATCAAGAGAAAAGCTGACGGAAAGGATGATCCTCCTTCCAAGAAGCCAACCGTCAGCCCTATGGACGTTCCTTCCAAGAAGTCGCCCTCCAAGTCTGGCCATGGTGCTGGGAAAGGGGTGATGACCTCTTCTGGCCCCGTCATTGAGGGCCCCCGTTCCTTGCTGACTCACAAGGATTACGCTGTCGAGGGGGTGGAATCCCTCATTAAACAGACGGATCTGGATCCTTGTGCCCAGCTTGGTACGGAGGACCTTGGAGCGTCGGCTTTCTTCGATATTGCACGG GCCTTGGTCCGTGTCAAAGCTCTTCAGGACCGATGCGTGGCCAAAGAAGGCGTCGTCTCTCGGGTGAGGAGGCACAATTCCACCCTGATGGACCAGCAGGCGCAATACAAGGAGGCCGTCCGTCTCCTAAACACAGAGCTGAAGGAGGTGAAGGAGAAATTAGGAGAAACTGAGGGCCTTCAAAAGAAACTTGAGGAGGAGGTTGAGTCTCTGCGCGCGCAAGTACTGACGGCTGGGACTGACGCAGTGGAAAAGTTCAAGACCACCCAGTCCTTCATTGATTCCTGTGCTGACTATTACGGCACAGGTTTTGATGATTGTCTGAAGCAAGTAGCGTCAGCTTATCCGGAGCTGGATCTTTCTAGAGTCACCATGGATGCCTCCGTGCCAATGACTCCTGCTGCTGACAGAGATGACGAACCCCTCAGCTTGGATTTTTTGCTCAACGACGCTGGGGTCGTTTTGGCCCAGCCTGTTGCTCCTACTCCTGCTGAGTCTTCAGATCACATTGCTAAGGATAAAGCTGACGGGGTCTCCAAGGACGCTCCTGCCGCTTAA